One genomic region from Amphiprion ocellaris isolate individual 3 ecotype Okinawa chromosome 20, ASM2253959v1, whole genome shotgun sequence encodes:
- the si:ch211-266g18.10 gene encoding titin isoform X38 — translation MAEGAKPASATAAGGSNGAAAPQPGFLRSGALSLLNKLKVSVELLIALAALLSWVVVGVVMFDFVEYKAVPDIQQIITDPVKAVNDAVDEATSLLNKFQECAPDLSDPMSAATYAAEEISAAKDGVVRYFSDEEGTFYLSYIDPVVIGRRAFHSTNDFMCGVVGGCRDTLCTVVDSILDTIQEINKGKIDLSYIDPVVIGRGVFNVTNEFVCGVVGYIQGVLCSILDTILDVVKGVTDISFIDPVVIGRNTFGATNDFVNGIVGYIQSVLCTIIDSILEIVKGTTDISFIDPVVIGRNVFSVTNDFVSGIAGYIQDVLCVILDVILDTLKDIQQAVGFSPMSVLKTTADITKEQISMLVSYFSATLIGEEGIMPEVSLDPMKVVEDAVLEFTDKKDLFVAYMSSMLVGDQGEPAAPPVVNVVTEKDEAVAAPSDINLVRRKGEFLPPFEKVAEILHTAKDEAAPAAELSEDSKTEEEEEEKEEEEEEEEAEVPPEAASEADVQDAEEDEVKHVDLEEKESETPLEEEILDHDSKEEEKEEADKEEEEEIITEEAAEQLEKEEGEEQEEDKKEEEGEEDQGKTEEAVDEEDEEAQAADGVVEDKEEEEEIKTEDVLVEEEEEEVEEEIKTEDYLVEEEEEEVEEEIKTDDVLVEEEEEEEEEEIKTEDDLVEEEEEKEEEEIKTEDDLVEEEEEEEEEEIETEDALVEEEEEEEEETKTIDALVEEEEEEETKTEDALLEDEDEEEEEEAKPEEVLLEDEEKEKEEEETKTEEDLAEDEDEEKEEETKTEDVLLEDEDEEEEEEEDEEDDKTKTDKDLAEDVEKEEPKLEDLAEEEEEEEEEEEEEEEEQEEEEEVKSEEEDERVQQTIKITDDDARDQFEKTDEEDQDLEMDNEDEEEEEGEKLDYVEIKEDDKDAEEEPLVQQLDLKILASEKLHIDQIPESEEETLLPEHDEDEFADIVDDHDENNNNSESRKTEPKRKRKVHVPFEKLRRVGSRAPHKEEHLSKHEKVLKEAKERHAIKEVKDAIVKEEEPVKKALKEEEDAKKLPKEKKQVKKLLKEEKEIKKPSKEKKEVKKPAKEEEEVKKPLKEEKVKKQLKEEKEVKKPPKEHKEVRKHKRLSKKEEEVKERPKEEKEIKKPLRDKKEVKKPPREEKETKKPPKEEKEIKKPPKKEKEEKRPPKAAEVTKEEKKPPKEEKEEKKPIKEAKDKHKPENKEERALKKERDVKKPLKEEKEVKKSPKEEERPSKKEKEVRKLLKEEKEAKKPAKEDKEEEKPLKTEREEKIPSKKQKEVKKPPKEEKEVKKPPKEEKEVKKPQKEEKEPKKPTKDEKEPEKPTKDEKEPKKPTKEEKEIKKPQKEDKEVKKPLKKEKEEKETPKEKREVKKPSKEDKKEKKPIKEETEDEKPHKEAKIPTKDEKEVKKPHKEEKEVKKPPKEEKEGKKPLKDKEIEKLLKQVKEEKESPKDKKGVKQPSEDKKVKKPIKDEKEEKKPLEEKREMKKPSKEDKEEKKPLKEKKEVKKPSEEEKKPLKEKKEVKKPSEEEKKPLKEKKEVKKPSEEEKKPLKEKKEVKKPSEEEKKPLKEKKEVKKPSEEEKKPLKEKKEVKKPSEEEKKPLKEREVKTPPKEDKKEKEEKKPIKEAKKEAESKKEKISKDGKEPIKPSKQEKEIKTTTKEDKEPTKKRVTKTEAKPKKSAKRIKVVKKEVASVLKKEHLNVTKAAEEPKKSAKVLKFAKKQIAPALKKEHKNVTKAAEVPEVPKVTAKPEVTKKVAAPKEAKKEPKQKIKRKPVKPDIDAVKEKEKAAPKKKEAEVSELKPKPGQKDAAVTKEKAKRAPPKKEVPKKKAKAAPAKKEAAAPKEKVKPVILTKEQEGAPKNATLAKERVKIVPMKKVVKAPKKEVKAVSAKTKSAKIKTKPTPVVKEAEAPHKNVSLTKEKVKVVPLKKVPVTPKEKVKAAPTKKEAEVLKEKKAEPVTPKKAAKPTPAKKKKEAELLKEKKPEPVTPKKEAEVLKEKKAEPVTPKKAPVSKAKPAPAKKKKEAKVLKEKKPEPVTPKKASVAKTKPAPVVKEAEAPHKNVSLSKERVKVVPLKKVPVTPKEKVKPAPTKKEAEVLKEKKAEPVTPKKAPVSKAKPAPAKKKKVPVTPKEKVEPAPTKKDAEVLKEKKAEPVIPKKAPVSKAKPAPAKKKKEVEAPKEKVKPVILTKEQEGAPKNATLAKERVKIVPMKKEVKVPKEKVKVSAKTKPAKIKTKPTPVVKEAEAPHKNISLTKEKVKVVPLKKVPVTLKEKVKPAPVKKEAEVLKEKKAEPVTPKKVPVTPKEKVKPAPTKKEAEIVKEKKAEPVTPKKAPVTKAKPAKKKKEVETPKEKAKPVILTKEQEGAPKNATLAKERVKIVPMKKVVKAPKEKVKVSAKIKPAKIKTKPAPVLKEAEVPQKNISLTKEKAKVVPLKKVPVTPKEKVKPAPTTKEAEVLKEKKAEPVTPKKAPVAKAKPAPAKKKKEVEAPKEKAKPAAVKKEAKPALAKKVEVAKEKPKPAQEKKAPSKKEAEIKKEKLKSLLKKEPKVTKEKVKPAVKKDILRKKIKPVHVKKEVEAPKEKDKPAAVKKAMLRKKTKAVPVRRVEKKAEKEEKAKEDRVLKEIQESAKKEKAATKKAAKEEKVKAEPSVSDSLLMEDELPYFQCFFVDEDEAQFPFYAFSPLQI, via the exons ggGCCAAACCTGCCTCTGCTACTGCAGCCGGTGGCTCCAATGGAGCAGCAGCACCACAGCCGGGCTTCCTCAGATCCGGAGCTCTGAGTCTCCTCAATAAGCTGAAGGTGTCCGTGGAGCTGCTGATCGCCCTGGCTGCTCTGCTCTCCTGGGTGGTCGTGGGTGTGGTGATGTTTGACTTTGTGGAGTACAAAGCAGTCCCTG ACATTCAGCAAATCATTACGGACCCTGTTAAAGCTGTAAACGATGCTGTGGATGAAGCCACCAGCCTGCTCAATAAGTTTCAAG AATGTGCACCTGATTTAAGTGACCCCATGTCTGCTGCCACTTATGCAGCTGAGGAAATATCAGCAGCAAAAGATGGAGTTGTTCGATACTTTTCAGATGAGGAAG GGACCTTCTACCTCAGCTACATCGACCCTGTTGTCATTGGTAGACGAGCTTTCCATTCAACTAATGACTTCATGTGTGGAGTGGTGGGCGGCTGCAGGGACACACTATGTACTGTTGTGGACTCTATATTAGATACCATACAGGAGATAAATAAAG GAAAAATTGATCTTAGCTACATAGACCCTGTGGTAATAGGCAGAGGTGTCTTCAATGTTACTAATGAGTTCGTGTGTGGAGTGGTGGGCTACATCCAGGGTGTGCTCTGTTCGATACTGGACACTATACTGGATGTAGTGAAAG gagtCACTGACATTAGCTTCATAGACCCAGTAGTAATCGGCAGGAATACCTTCGGCGCTACTAATGACTTTGTGAATGGAATAGTGGGCTACATCCAGAGCGTACTCTGTACCATCATAGACAGTATCCTGGAAATAGTTAAAG gaACAACTGACATTAGCTTCATTGACCCTGTGGTTATTGGCAGGAATGTCTTCAGTGTTACTAATGACTTTGTGAGTGGAATAGCAGGATACATCCAGGATGTGCTCTGTGTAATCTTGGATGTGATACTGGACACATTAAAAG ATATTCAGCAGGCAGTGGGATTCAGTCCCATGTCGGTTCTGAAGACAACTGCGGACATCACCAAAGAACAGATCAGCATGCTTGTGAGCTACTTCTCAGCAACACTGATTGGTGAAGAAG gaaTCATGCCTGAAGTGTCCCTCGACCCCATGAAGGTTGTTGAGGATGCAGTGCTGGAGTTCACAGACAAGAAAGATTTGTTTGTGGCTTATATGTCAAGCATGTTGGTTGGTGATCAAG gTGAACCTGCCGCCCCTCCAGTTGTAAATGTAGTAACTGAAAAAG ATGAAGCTGTCGCTGCCCCATCTGACATCAATTTGGTGAGAAGGAAAG GTGAATTTCTGCCTCCATTTGAAAAAG TTGCAGAGATCTTACACACTGCCAAAGATGAAGCTGCTCCTGCTGCAGAGTTAAGTGAAGACTCaaagacggaggaggaggaggaggagaaggaggaggaggaggaggaggaggaggctgaagTGCCACCTGAAGCCGCTAGTGAAGCAGATGTGCAGGATGCAGAGGAAGATGAGG TGAAACATGTCGACCTTGAAGAAAAAGAATCTGAAACTCCTCTGGAGGAGGAAATCCTTGATCATGACagcaaggaggaggagaaggaagaggctgataaagaggaagaagaggagattATAACAGAGGAAGCTGCAGAGCAGTTGGAGAAAGAGGAAGgcgaggaacaggaggaggacaaaaaagaagaggagggtgAAGAAGATCAAGGAAAGACAGAGGAGGCTGTGgatgaagaagatgaggagGCACAAGCAGCAGACGGGGTGGTAGaagacaaagaggaggaggaggagatcaaaactgaagatgttttggtagaagaagaggaggaggaagtggaggaggagatcAAAACTGAAGATTATTTggtagaagaagaggaggaggaagtggaggaggagatcaaaactgatgatgttttggtagaagaagaggaggaggaagaggaggaggagatcaaAACTGAAGATGATTTggtagaagaagaggaggagaaagaggaggaggagatcaaAACTGAAGATGATTTggtagaagaagaggaggaggaagaggaggaggagatcgaAACTGAAGATGCTTTggtagaagaagaggaggaggaagaggaggagaccaAAACAATAGATGCTTtggtagaagaggaggaggaggaggagaccaaaacagaagaTGCTTTGctagaagatgaagatgaggaggaggaggaggaggccaaaCCTGAAGAAGTTTTGTTAGAagatgaggagaaggagaaagaggaggaggagaccaaaacagaagaagacttggcagaagatgaagatgaggagaaggaggaggagaccaAAACTGAAGATGTTTTGTTAGAAGacgaagatgaggaggaggaggaggaggaggatgaggaagatgaTAAGACCAAAACTGACAAAGACTTGGCAGAAGATGTGGAGAAGGAGGAACCAAAACTTGAAGACCtagcagaagaagaggaggaggaggaggaggaagaggaggaggaggaggaagagcaagaggaggaggaggaggttaaGTCAGAAGAAGAGGATGAAAGAGTCCAacaaaccatcaaaattacTGACGATGATGCCAGAGATCAGTTCGAGAAAACTGATGAAGAAGATCAGGATCTAGAAATGGACaatgaggatgaagaggaggaggaaggagaaaaactGGACTATGTAGAGATCAAGGAGGATGATAAAGATGCAGAAGAAGAACCATTAGTCCAACAGCTTGATCTTAAAATTCTGGCATCAGAAAAGCTCCATATTGATCAGATACCTGAATCTGAAGAAGAAACTTTACTACCTGAACATGATGAAGACGAATTCGCTGACATTGTTGATGATCAcgatgaaaacaacaacaacagtgagAGCAGAAAGACTGAGCCTAAACGTAAGAGGAAGGTTCATGTTCCCTTTGAGAAGCTCAGACGAGTCGGATCCAGAGCGCCTCACAAAGAAGAACATCTCAGCAAACATGAGAAAG TTCTCAAAGAGGCAAAGGAAAGACATGCAATTAAAGAAGTTAAAGATGCCATTGTTAAAG AAGAGGAGCCAGTGAAGAAGGCTCtcaaagaagaggaagatgcGAAGAAGCTGcccaaagaaaagaaacaagtaAAGAAACTCCtcaaagaagagaaagaaataaagaaaccctctaaagaaaagaaagaggtgAAGAAACCAGccaaagaagaggaggaagtcaAGAAACCTCTCAAAGAAGAGAAGGTGAAGAAACAactcaaagaagaaaaagaagtcaAGAAACCACCTAAAGAGCACAAAGAAGTAAGGAAACATAAGAGACTTTctaaaaaagaggaagaagtgaAAGAACGAcccaaagaagaaaaagaaatcaagaaaCCTCTTAGAGACAAGAAAGAAGTGAAGAAGCCACctagagaagagaaagaaaccaAGAAACCTCctaaagaggagaaagaaattAAGAAACCTCCcaaaaaggagaaagaggagaagagacCTCCTAAAGCTGCAGAAGTGacgaaagaagagaagaaacctcctaaagaagagaaagaggagaagaaaccTATTAAAGAAGCTAAAGATAAAcataaacctgaaaataaagaGGAGAGGGCCCTTAAAAAGGAGAGGGATGTGAAGAAACCTCttaaagaagagaaagaggtAAAGAAATCTCccaaagaagaggagagaccatctaagaaggagaaagaagttAGGAAACTTCtcaaggaggaaaaagaagccAAGAAACCAGCCAAAGaagacaaggaggaggagaaacctctcaaaacagagagagaagagaagataccttctaaaaaacagaaagaagtgaAGAAACCACccaaagaagagaaagaagtcaAGAAACCACccaaagaagagaaagaagtcaAGAAACCtcaaaaagaagagaaagaaccCAAGAAACCTACCAAAGATGAGAAAGAACCCGAGAAACCTACCAAAGACGAAAAAGAACCCAAGAAACCTAccaaagaagagaaagaaatcaAGAAACCTCAAAAGGAAGATAAAGAAGTTAAGAAACctctgaaaaaagagaaagaagaaaaggaaactcccaaagaaaagagagaagtgAAGAAACCTtccaaagaagacaaaaaggagaagaaacctatcaaagaagagacagaagatGAGAAACCTCACAAAGAAGCCAAGATACCTACCAAAGATGAGAAAGAAGTAAAGAAACCTCacaaggaagagaaagaagttAAGAAACCTcccaaagaagaaaaagaaggaaagaaacctCTCAAAGATAAGGAAATTGAGAAACTCCTCAAACAAGTCAAAGAAGAAAAGGAATCTCCCAAAGACAAGAAAGGAGTGAAGCAACCTTCAGAagacaaaaaagtcaagaaacCTATCAAAGatgagaaagaagagaagaaacctcttgaagaaaagagagaaatgaaGAAACCTTCCAAAGAGgacaaagaggaaaagaaaccccttaaagaaaagaaggaagtaAAGAAAccttctgaagaagaaaagaaaccccttaaagaaaagaaggaagtgAAGAAGccttctgaagaagaaaagaaaccccttaaagaaaagaaggaagtgAAGAAAccttctgaagaagaaaagaaaccccttaaagaaaagaaggaagtgAAGAAGccttctgaagaagaaaagaaaccccttaaagaaaagaaggaagtgAAGAAAccttctgaagaagaaaagaaaccccttaaagaaaagaaggaagtgAAGAAACCTtctgaagaagagaagaaaccCCTTAAAGAAAGGGAGGTGAAGACACCTCCCAAAGAagataaaaaagagaaagaggagaagaaaccTATTAAAGAAGCCAAAAAAGAGGCAgaatcaaagaaagaaaagatttcAAAAGATGGAAAGGAACCAATAAAGCCTTCTAAACAAGAGAAAGAAATCAAGACAACTaccaaagaagacaaagaacCAACGAAGAAGAGAGTCACCAAGACAG AAGCTAAACCCAAAAAGTCTGCAAAGAGAATTAAAGTAGTCAAGAAGGAAGTTGCATCTGTCCTCAAGAAGGAGCATCTTAATGTTACCAAAGCAG CTGAAGAACCCAAGAAGTCTGCAAAGGTGCTTAAATTTGCTAAAAAGCAAATAGCTCCTGCCCTGAAAAAGGAACATAAGAATGTTACTAAAGCAG CAGAGGTTCCTGAAGTCCCAAAGGTGACAGCCAAACCAGAAGTGACAAAGAAAG TGGCAGCTCCCAAGGAGGCCAAGAAGGAACCAAAGCAAAAAATCAAACGTAAACCTGTAAAACCag ATATCGATGCAgtgaaggaaaaggaaaaagcagCCCCTAAAAAGAAAG aaGCTGAAGTTTCTGAACTAAAGCCCAAACCTGGTCAGAAAG atgCTGCAGTTACTAAAGAAAAAGCCAAGCGAGCTCCACCAAAGAAGG AAGTTccaaagaaaaaggccaaagCAGCTCCAGCAAAGAAAG AGGCTGCTGCTCCTAAAGAAAAGGTCAAACCAGTCATCTTGACCAAAG AACAAGAAGGTGCTCCCAAAAATGCCACTCTGGCCAAAGAGAGGGTCAAAATAGTGCCTATGAAGAAAG TGGTCAAGGcaccaaaaaaagaagtcaaagcTGTCTCTGCAAAGACAA aatctgcaaaaatcaagacaaaaccAACACCGGTAGTTAAAG agGCAGAAGCACCACACAAAAATGTGTCTCTAACAAAGGAGAAGGTGAAGGTGGTGCCACTGAAGAAAG TGCCTGTAACTCCGAAAGAAAAAGTCAAAGCAGCACCAACAAAAAAAG AAGCTGAAGTTCTCAAGGAGAAGAAGGCTGAGCCAGTGACTCCAAAGAAAG CGGCAAAACCAACACCTGCTAAAAAGAAGAAAG AAGCTGAACTTCTCAAGGAGAAGAAGCCTGAGCCAGTGACTCCCAAGAAAG AAGCTGAAGTTCTCAAGGAGAAGAAGGCTGAGCCAGTGACTCCCAAGAAAg CGCCTGTTTCTAAGGCAAAACCAGCACCTGCTAAAAAGAAGAAAG aaGCCAAAGTTCTTAAGGAGAAGAAGCCTGAGCCAGTGACTCCCAAGAAAG CATCTGTTGCTAAGACAAAACCAGCACCAGTTGTTAAAG aggCAGAAGCACCACACAAAAATGTGTCTCTAAGCAAGGAAAGGGTGAAGGTGGTGCCACTGAAGAAAG tgcCTGTAACTCCGAAAGAAAAAGTCAAACCAGCACCAACAAAGAAAG AAGCTGAAGTTCTCAAGGAGAAGAAGGCTGAGCCAGTGACTCCAAAGAAAG caCCTGTTTCTAAGGCAAAACCAGCACCTGCTAAAAAGAAGAAAG tGCCTGTGActccaaaagaaaaagttgaaCCAGCACCAACAAAAAAAG ATGCTGAAGTTCTCAAGGAGAAGAAGGCTGAGCCAGTGATTCCCAAGAAAG CACCTGTTTCTAAGGCAAAACCAGCACCTGCTAAAAAGAAGAAAG AAGTGGAGGCTCCTAAGGAAAAGGTCAAACCAGTCATCTTGACCAAAG AACAAGAAGGTGCTCCCAAAAATGCCACTCTGGCCAAAGAGAGGGTCAAAATAGTGCCTATGAAGAAAG aggtCAAGGTGCCAAAAGAGAAGGTCAAAGTCTCTGCAAAGACAA aACCTgcaaaaatcaagacaaaaccAACACCAGTAGTAAAAG aGGCAGAAGCACCACACAAAAATATCTCTCTAACCAAGGAGAAGGTGAAGGTGGTGCCACTGAAGAAAG tGCCTGTAACTCTGAAAGAAAAAGTCAAACCAGCACCAGTGAAAAAAG AAGCTGAAGTTCTCAAGGAGAAGAAGGCTGAGCCAGTGACTCCCAAGAAAG TGCCTGTAACTCcgaaagaaaaagtgaaaccaGCACCAACTAAAAAAG AAGCTGAAATTGTCAAGGAAAAGAAGGCTGAGCCAGTGACTCCCAAGAAAG CACCTGTTACAAAGGCAAAACctgctaaaaagaaaaaag aagtgGAGACTCCAAAAGAAAAGGCCAAACCAGTCATCTTGACCAAAG AACAAGAAGGTGCTCCCAAAAATGCCACTCTGGCCAAAGAAAGGGTCAAAATAGTGCCTATGAAGAAAG tgGTCAAAGCACCAAAAGAGAAAGTCAAAGTCTCTGCTAAGATAA AACCTgcaaaaatcaagacaaaaccAGCACCAGTGCTTAAAG AGGCAGAAGTACCACAGAAAAATATCTCTCTAACAAAGGAGAAGGCCAAAGTGGTGCCACTGAAGAAAG tGCCTGTAActccaaaagaaaaagtgaaaccaGCACCAACAACAAAAG AAGCTGAAGTTCTCAAGGAGAAGAAGGCTGAGCCAGTGACTCCCAAGAAAG CACCTGTTGCTAAGGCAAAACCAGCACCTGCTAAAAAGAAGAAAG AAGTGGAGGCTCCTAAAGAAAAGGCCAAACCTGCTGCAGTAAAGAAAG AGGCCAAGCCAGCCCTGGCCAAAAAAG TAGAGGTTGCAAAGGAGAAACCTAAACCAGCTCAAGAAAAGAAAg CTCCTTCtaaaaaagaagctgaaataaagaaggaaaagctcaaatCCCTCCTAAAGAAAG AGCCCAaagtaacaaaagaaaaagtcaaaccAGCTGttaaaaaag ACATTTTGAGGAAAAAGATCAAACCTGTCCACGTGAAGAAAG AAGTGGAGGCTCCTAAAGAAAAGGACAAACCTGCAGCAGTAAAGAAAG CCATGTTGAGGAAAAAGACCAAAGCAGTCCCTGTGAGGAGAG ttgagaagaaggcagaaaaggaggagaaagctAAAG AGGATCGAGTTCTTAAAGAGATACAGGAGTCTGCAAAGAAAG AAAAAGCTGCGACGAAGAAAGCTGCCAAGGAGGAGAAAGTTAAAG CAGAGCCTTCTGTATCAGACAGCCTTCTCATGGAGG